The stretch of DNA GTATTTCAAAAAGGTATGGTCTATCCTTTCACACTTTGCGTCTCAACCACAAAACGAGGTCCAAACAATTAGTTGTTTTGAACAAGCATGTTGTAGTCTATAATATGTTAACACTGACAAAGATTTGAAACCTTTTGAATTACTATCATTGTATCAGGGGGTTGCATGTGACTGACCCGTCACTAGATTTCCTTACATAAATTGTTGTAACACAATGTATCTTTACCTTATTCATGGATGCGGATATAATTActgaaagtatatactgtatatctgtgttgATATTAGgtaccgagatatatatatatatatataattttattagatttttctcGGTGACCCTAAAACTAACTACATGAAACAATGCCTGACTTGCAGGGGAAAACAAAACAAGAGGCTTGACAGACAATTAAAAAAGTAACCACATTTACCTAAGTTTCTTGATATGAGCACTACTCTTCATGGTGCTGCCTCAATTGGAACACTTCCAGTACAGCTTTTACAACACACACTTTGCAGGTTAGATTATCCACTCCACCAGAGGAATCTTGCTGAACAATGCCATCGTCAAAGGCCTTCTTCAGAGAATctaccaagtaaaaaaaaatttataagaataAATAACAAGATTCTATTGATCagaaacagattaataaaaataaccactcattcttttattcaaaatcaaaacattttcaATGCAATATAACAAACTTTCAAAGTTACTGTAATGTGTATTTCTCCAAGTTATTCTAACTATCAGTCTTGTATTTTCCCTAGCCATAGAACTCCAAGTCCATTCCATACTGAGATTATTTAGGACCGAAAAGGAATCGGTCATTGAAGTGGATAACAAGCAGTTAGCTTACCTAATTGGAGAGTAAGCAAAGCCCTACAAACCCCTCAAAGTGGTTTTCTCATCACTCTCGATACCTTAGCCTAGGACTTGCAGAGTTGGTGTCCCCTTACAATCAGCCTGGATGAATCTGCAACTTTTACAAAAATCTATCcacctatataccaaggcacttcccccaaattttggggggtagcagacatcaaacaaatgaaaaaagtggacctttactctctacgctcctcccagcatgatgagggattcagcagagtttggccggtactgctagggtgccacagggggggggggggaagatctacCCCCAGAGATAAAAGTATACCTCGACACGTCGTTTGTCAAAAGtaatacatggaaaaataaaaaccaAGTTTCAAGTCATTTTGTTTGACTTTCCGTCTGTCTGCCACAAGTATCAGTCATAATATCACTGGGATAGCGTTAACAGCACACAAAGCATGTTACTTTCctataaataagaattaaaagtataaaaatccttttaaaatacttatattttaaCGTAAACGTTCACATGATTAACATAGATTCTAACGAAAGGTAGATGATTAATTAGCGGTCTTTAACAGCTTAACGGTGACGAgtgatatatattctctctctgtctgtctctctctttctctcatacacacacacactgggaTTAAATCATCATTCGATTTCGTCAGCTGACCTGTAGCTTTAGCCGATAGCGTAACTCAAAGTATAGAAAGATGTCCACAATAATTctggttttttattttatctaaactTCGTTTAATACTTTTTGTACTTTCAAGATgttattttaacaacagcaattaccaATTTCTTAATTTTAGTTTTGTGTCTGCTGTTTTCAAGGTAACAACGGTATCACGATAAGGCTCACTCATAGTCAACAGAATATTGCTGATATGATTTAGCTCCCTATTAGGTAATCGTTGAAGAAAAGAGAAGTTTAAATAAATTCTTATTAATCATACCTCATTCAAATTGCATTTACAAATAGGATACAGAACTGGGAATGGTTATTTGAGGTTTAGCTTAGTGAAAAGTAAATTCGATTTGCATCGTTTTTCAACTTGCATCCTCTCCTAGGACCAATTACCGACGTAAGGCGAGGTATACTTGTATCTAGATATCTCCTGATCAGTTCCTCGCATAAGGGCTTTTGCTCACAGGAGATGCTCTCTGGAAAGCCCGACAGGGATggcaagactgcttgaagctctTCACGAGAGATCTACCTCCAGAGACATCCTGACATTTCTTCAGCAGTTCCTCGCAGAAAGCTTCGTCACTCAAAGGAGGCACTCCCTTGAGAGTCCCATGGGGCAAGAAGACTTTTCACCATGGGAGGTTATAGGAACTACTCAGGTCCTACAACCCCGTGATGGTAGTGTTTACTAGTAAATTCCTTTAGCCTGGAATGTACCTTGTTATCTACTCCACAGCCTGAAATGCTGCTCAGCCATGCACCTGCTTCATCAACTGttactcctgaatggcagaggcaaggaacagtgaaaaaTTCCCCCTGCTGATAGGACAGCGCCCTTAAGAacgaccatatatacatgatctgCGGCCAACCCTTTCCCACCTGAGCTAGGTCAAGGgatggccaggcattggctgctgatgacttagtaggtagacctgtaagcttcaccaaccttagcacacaaggatgttgaggttgcagacaccacaagaaactatcaagattgATCAGGACTCAAACCTAGTCTGGCAAATCTCCAAGCAGGGCTGTTTCCAATACGTCACTACAACATGTCCCCATGTAGAGTGTGTGGCTCAAATGGACCTCGTCTCAAACTTTTAAACTCCTATACAGTACAGTTGTGAACTTTATGGTGTGCACTGCTTTAATGTGGCTCAAACAGTCCTTGTCAGATAAACCTTCAGAGTGTTGTCAACTTCACCATGTGCACTTCTTTATACTAGTCCATTTGTATTGAGTGCTCTACCAAATCCTTTGGAAATCTTGTTAAGTAACCAAACTGCAGGCGTTACCCCTATGTTGATTTCGTGGATTATTTCAAAGAAACGGACAAGATAATTAAAAGTAGGCGGCCAcgcctttcaagatatatttgtgGAAAGCAGTCTCCAGAAGCAAAGGTTTCCACAATGAGGATCATCATGCAGCTATCAGGGTATATCATATAGTACTCCTGCTCCAACAGACCAGTAGCTAAGCTGAATACTTCTTGGTGATTAGTAATGGCATGATCAAGCTGCCCATGAGGAACTAGCCTCTCCCCCAATTGGAAGTAGTCTTGTCCCCTAATGAAGGAGCGCTAAACTGTAGTAACCATAAACTAGACGTTGCAGATATCTAGCTTTGTAGGTAACAGACTAAAGTCGGGTACCATATGAGCCAGGATTGTGAGCGTGGTGATCTTGCATGTAGTAACGACGTGGGACCAATCACTTAGCAAGGGACAGTGCACCATAATACTTCTGATGGGTTATTGTCGCTGGAACTCTGAAGATGAAAAGGGACGACGGTAATGGTGCGAGTGTTTGGTCTCCTGATCAAAGATCAGTGCTGCATACTGAAATGTATTCTCTGGAAAGGAAAAGTTCCAGACACAAAACCTCTTGCTAATGTACAAAAACGTGATAGCAAATCTCCCGTCTTTCAAAACGTTGGTGCCATTGATTCGGCTCAGGGATGTCATGCAGTATGATAGGGATGAGGGTGGCTAGCAACTATTATGACCAGTATTAACTACCAGTCATATTCTCGGAGACGCAACCATTCCACATAAGAAACTTATTGTCAAGAAAGTACTCATGTCATCTACAAGAGTGGAATGTTCTCAGTATGCACTGACGATTCTCTAGATGGTATATGAAACCCGGACGGTGTGTTCTCGCGAAGGAGAATAAGGGACTTGACCCTACAACCAATAACTGATTTTGTCAAGTTATAAAAGATATTTTCAGCTTTGCTAAAAAGCATCCTCCTATTATAGAAACAAGGTTTGTATCAACTGTAGGGTGGATATATTTGCAAACCTGATTACAAAGAGTATACATTTAGCAGCACAAGACACAAAGGATAATACGAACCTGTTTCCTTCAGCATAAATAGCACTTGTACTAAATTACTAATTGAAAACAAGTTGACCAATGATACCGAATATTATAAGCAAGTTATCGCAAACCACATATAATTTAGCATATAGATGTACATCACTCTTATACAAACAGTTCAAACATTCAAGATCCTACACATGCTCCAACACTGAGTCTCTCACAACCTACATACCTTCTTCTTCAAAACCAGATTGTCCTGAAGTATAGCTTGTTTGGGAACTATAGTCACTCACTAGTCGTACAGGTGATACGGATAGTCGGGACGCTATAGCACCTGCTTGTTGACTAGTACCCATtctcctgtaaaagaaaaaaaaaaaattcttcaaaaacaaCTTGCCGATTACTGGACAGTTTCAAAATAAACTCCACAACGAACAAAGATGATATTGAAGCAAATACTTTGGAAATTCTTTTCCCTAATAAAATGATTGTAAATGTCTACTGGGATGGGCTATAATAGAAGAGTTAGTGGAAGCAAAAATATGTGATTACAGCTCTAGCCTTCTCCTAATGACCGCCCCAATAAAGTAGGAAGGGGTATGACATATGTAACTttcccttttaaattttttttcttagataatcTAATGCTTTAATGCCTTTACATGTGACTATTAAATACTTCTTCCCAGGTACTTACTGTAACAATCTGATGGCCAACAAACGGGTGGATCATATATCCATTTGCCACAGTCCCAATATATTAGAAATTTTGGCTGCTTTTGCCTTTCCCAGCTTATCACAGTGATTTTACTAAATTTTGCTGATAATAAGGATAAAATTGATAACTTTCGTTTTATCTAGTCTATCCTTGTATTTCCGAGATGTAAACATTAAATACATAAATCTAAGTATGAGTCAAATTATTTTTCTAATGCACTCTAATCATATCAATCAATTACATTACACCATCCTCATCATTTGAATCGATAATGTCGACTTTTGATAACACAAAAAATCTTCTCTTTGTCTATTTCAAATTATCCTTCCATTGAATGGTAATCATTAGAAATTTGAATGCCTACCTCAGTATGACTGCTCATTTTTAACCTTTTGAAATGGATATGACATGCGATAACCAGAACTACTACTAATGAAGGGGTTCCACTTACTAGATACAATCTCTATCACCACAGACATACTGTAATGCGAGTAAAGAGTGATTTACCAACAtaatatcaaattaaaaattaagatTTGTAACTTAGATTCCCTGTTGTTTTCGAGACTCAAATAGGTCTCATACTACCTCACATATCAACAGATGTAGTTtcatttcaagaaaaagaaattacgATAGAAGAATTATGAGAAATACAGTAATCCTTATTTTATTACACTTACTCCTTTCCAGTGACAACACTTCGAATTGAACATTTTAAAACTATTAGCAACATACTAATAAAAGGCAATAGTTCCAACTGCTAACATTTCACAATCTACCAACTAATAAAAGGTAATATTGTTTATCACAGTAATATTACGACAAAAAACTAATAAGCAGGTAATATTGTACTCATATCAAACAAAAAACTAAGAAGCAGGTATTGTATGCAtatcaaacagtaaaataaaaataaaaaagtataagcAAAAAAGATGATTGATCAAATTACCAAATACCTTTGCCTTTTTCTATGAGGTTCTCCATCAAGATGCTGAGCCATTGGAGCTTCTCCCGTGCATGATACCTTGCATAATTCACACGTCAATGACGTAACACCAGCTGCATTATTTCGAGTAACAATACCCTCGTCCATGGCTTTTCTCACCATTTCTAGAAGAAAAGATATTAACTGTCAAGATAGTTGAAAGAGATATATCCAATAAATGACAACATCTAACTCCAGAAGGTGAGAGCGTGACCCAACCTGTACGCAATAAAGCAAGCGGCAGTCCATCAAAACAATGTCAATTTCGGCTTACTTCAAAACAACCCCCTTTTTTTCTTCATTAGGAAAACCACTGCTAAAAGGCCACATTTTGATTCTCAGTGTTACACATTAACTAACTTCATGGAAACAACATGCATCTAAGTCTTCGattattaacagattttttttttcattcaaacatGACAAGATACAGAATTTATTGCTTACAATCTAGAGACTTTTTCGAAAATAAAAAATAGCTCCATATGAAAAAGTgactactgaaagtaaaaaagaaaaattcaaattctACATTTCCTTCCTTTGCAAATACAAGTGACTACCAATTGCTCTTTAAATCAAAGAAATTAAATGAGAAATTAAGAAGAGAGTTTGAAGTAGCCAACAACATTCAAGAAAGGTTTGTTCAGGCATCAAAGGTAAAGggaataaaatcataatttttctgGAAGGAGTTCACCATTCTAGTACAAATCATAATGCTTCACCACAGCATGAAGTAACGAGTGACCAGAATATTTTAAAGGCATACATTTAGAGACCTAGGAGGCAATACTTCCAGAATAAAGTTCACGACTGTGTGGATGAGGTGTTTCCATactttataatttctttaaaatttaagaatagataaaaatataaatacaatgttTGTAAAAGTACACATACCCAGGATGCTGTGGCTCATTATAATTTCAATATGGTGTAGACAGAAGAATTAAAATACATGCAAAAAAGTACATACACTGAGGATGCTGTGGCTTATTATAATCTCAATATGTTGTAGACacagaaaaattaaaatacatgaaaaaaaggtCCCCAAACCCAAGATGCTGTTGCTTATTATAATTTGTACAGGATGCTGTTGCTTATTACAATTTGTATACACAGAAAAATTAACACACGCAATCACACCTTAACCCCTTCACTACGAGGGATCCCCCTCAGTAGCTACATACGAGATTTGTCATCATCGGATATACATGCACACTTACTGTTATCTTCATTTCcacgtttatttgttttactgctgattacagaataaatttttcaatttttgtattttttttttttttactctaaccaaaaaaaaaaaaaaaccatttctaTTCATTGTGAATTGACTATAGAATGAGTTTTCAGAAATTTGTTGAGTTATACTGTATTATTCTACTGTAAATTATAGTAATGTAATTCTGTGCACAAAACAGCTAAGTCTTACTTCAGACAATGCTTCCCATTTGATTTGATCACATATGCCAACATCGAAATACACTGAAATAGCCCTTACATAATCATCAATGAAGACTTGAATAGCAAGTCTTGAGTTGGTGGTGGGGTAAAATGCAAGGATAGCTACATTTCTAAGCTggggggtgttgggggggggggggtagaatgaTGCCCCATGTATGGAATGTCGCCATTAGCTAAAGTGTGTGTTGCCATTAAGCATGGTAACAACCACAATCTAAAATAGTCCTAACACAATCAGGAATAAAGGTTAGAATCGCAAAGTCTTTATTAGTTGCCTGAAGAAAGGAGGGACGGGGATAAAATTGAGGATGGGAAGCCTTAAGTGTGATATACGACCATGTGTTGTACTCTTTGGTAAGATATATGGATGTTTTAAACATCCACTGGGTTTTTATGTGTAAATGACATATCTGGCATATTTTGAAGTTTAGCGAACGTCATCATAGTGAAGAGGTTAAAGAATTGGTCACGTAGTACACTACATTCAACTAGTGCTGGCAACTCCCAACAGACACATGCTTTCCAAACCGATATACAATACTTAATATTACTAAGGTAGCCTTACGTATGGATTATGAATTTCTAAAACTATTTGTGGAAAGAAGTGATTTTCCAAAAATCAGGTAATCAATGTGTTTTGAtttgtaataaaaattatttttaatcgaCTGATAAAAAGattctttcattttcttatcatatattagACCATGACTTCAGTGCAGATTCGTCTATTCAGTCTACACATACCTTCATCAGAGGTATTTCCAGAATAGGCAGCTGCTCCTGGGCTTTCATGTCTTTGCTCAGTCGAGACATTTTCAGCGACGTGCAGCCTTGTAAAGACATCATTTAGAGGCGACGTATATCTATGATTTCGTAATGCTTTGAAATGAGGAGATCCTTTCAGATGAGCTTGAGCTGGAACAACTCCAGCCATACTACGATGACAGACCAAGCATTCAAAAAAGTCCTGTAAATTGTAAATTTACGTATTGCCATCAAGATGCTGAAATAGGTCTTGTCTTACGACGTGAAAAAGTTGTACAACAGTGTTTTATATAGTCTattatgtccatttatttttacaGTATTTCTCATTTTTACAGCATATTtatgtcattaattttttttttaacctagttATGTTTCAATGTTATGAAGCATGTTTTATGTCCTAGAATATGACTTTACTATAATGCATTAACTTAGAGGGAGTGGATTCTGTTCATGTGTTCCGACTTATGTTGAAATTCGACAACAGTTTAGGACGGAATCTTAGTCACAATCTAAAGACCACCAACCTATCCCATCTTACGTACTACCATATAATAAATTAGTATCAATTTATGATCCATCATATATACTAAATTGTAAAAAATAACCTTTAATTCATACTCAACCTCAAATTTAAAAACTATCTTATTTAGGTTTCCATTTCATATAAATTCTTATTACACTTCCTAAAACAGATTCCATGCAAACAACAAAGTACAGCATGAACACGTTTTGAAAGAAATTTGTATAGGCTATTAATACAACACAACCACCTTTAAAATAGGAAATGTCTTCAGTGGACCTATAAACGCTATTGAATTAACGAGCAAAGGGTGGTGCTCAAGGTGGGCGGAGTACACACGGGGAACTCAAACTGGGTGGTTAAGATGAGTAGTTTATCTACTTGTTCTAAGTATAGGGGCTGATCTGGAATCTTGCCTagacggagatgatgatgatcatggaaGATACAGTACTCAGGTTACGATGATCCACCATAACAAACAGGCTCATATGAGAAACTTCAACAAATTCTTTATACTAAATTTTGAGCTACGATGTTCGATTTTTTTAAATACGTCACACTACTTCCCGACGCGTACCACGTAGTACAGTAGTGTTACGTGTTACTCTACTTTAGCATCTTTGATTAAGATATGAATAGAGATTTTGGTGCCAATCCCTTTTGGATAGCTTTGTCCTTTTTTGGCCGTGCATCATGTCTGCAAGGTGTAAGGGAGTCTGCTGATGGCAGTGTGCAGGCCAAGTACAGTAATAAATGTTAgaaaatatatagacatacatacttgAGACGTATGGAGGAGGCTTTTTAGTATTATATACAGCGCTATATAAGACCATGTATTGTACTCcttaaaaaaggaattattttaacTTCCATAGGGTTTATAGTGTATTTATAAATAGTATATCCAGTTCATCGTACACTATTGTACCCGGCATGTTTTGCTGTTCAGAGTATGTCCTCGTAATGGACGGATTAAGCATGCTAATGTGAAATCAGGCCGTTGTGTGTACATACCAGGAGTGCTAAGCACAGATGTCTGACAAGGGAAGATTTTCATATTGTAACCCTTCTTCGGGCTCAGAAACATTGCTTGCGAATACACGCACTAAACACGGAAGAGCATAATCTCCCTTCTGGATCAAATTCTTCCAAATACCATCTATTAATTCAGACCCTGTTAGTCTTCTATAAAAACTCAAGGAGGGTTGGGAAATAGAGCAGACTGACTCAAGGTTGGAATATTAACCGGCTACTCAATGTCAGACCCCATAGTTTTTATACCTCCGAGGGATAAGTCCAAAGGCGAAACAGTGTCTCTTCAACAGGAATCAATGTTCGAgttgaaaaatgaaaattttagtaaAGTTTGAAGTGACGTCGATAGCACGTCCATGTTATTCAGCAGCAAGAATCAAAGTGACTGATCAGTAACTGCTCACTGTACTGGAAAAAGGGGCAAGGGTTGCATGAACCACGTTGTAAGTCTATAATTGCAGGTCCAGGTGCGCTGGAATCAATTCTCTTttcaaaggacaaaggtttgtattcgtgttGGGACAAACTGTATTTTTGGATGGGGAACAAACTTGACCAAACACTTATATGGGCCAACCCACAGCACCAATTCATGATGAAAAAATTTTCCTCCTGGGACTAGTACTGATGTTGAAGGGAATGCCTTTACAGTCATTTAGTAATTACGTTTCATAGGGGGACCACCACTTAGGATACACCTACTATATACAAATTTGTCACTGGCATCAGCATGGGAGACACTGGAATGGGGCCAAGCTACACAATCTCCCTCAACTAGTGTCAAAGATGGCCTCCATGTCAGACCTAAAGAGATCCAAGCCAATTCTTAGTCACTGGCATCAGCATGGGAGACACTGGAATTTGGGCCAAGCTACACAATCTCCCTCAACCAGTGTCAAAGATGGCCTCCCTGTCAGACCTAAAGAGATCCAAGCCAATTCTTAGTCACTGGCATCAGCATGGGAGACACTGGAATTTGGGCCAAGCTACACAATCTCCCTCAACCAGTGTCAAAGATGGCCTCCCTGTCAGACCTAAAGAGATCCAAGCCAATTCTTAGTCACTGGTATCAGCATGGGAGACAATGGAATTGGGGCCAAGCTACACAACCTCCCTCAACCACTGTCAATGGCCTCCCTGTCAGACCTACAGAGATTCAAGCCCTCCTCAGGTCAAACTTGCATAGGCGATCTGCGCAACTACAGGAAAAGAGCCTCTAACTTCCAATGGGGTGCAGGAATCAATGTAGGAGCCCCACAAGTCCCCAGGGCGGTCTGCCGACATACCTCTGACGTCTCCTCGCTCCTGATAAGTACTTCCCTCTGGAGAGCATTCGCACTCAATTGTAAGTTGTCTGTCTGTATGTTCAGTTACAGTGTTCAGTCGTCTCTGGCAAATGTCCTGCGTATCTTAAGTCTCTCTGTCCTTCTCTGGTGTCATAAGCAATGTTAGCTTTTTAACTACTGCCCATCAGGTAGGCAGTGGTCTATTTCTCTCCAGCATTTTTAGTAGTGGTGGCAAGTTATTGACTCAATGGGGTTGAGGTTAGTGGTAGTCTTGAAGATCTTGCATGATTTCAATAGAGTGAGTGCCTTTCATCCTTCTCATTTCTATTTTTGGGTTTTTAAAGGGATACAATGTTGGTGCAATAAAATATGATGACCTATTTGTCATTCTATCCACCCTATTAATTAGTATCTTTCATCACACTCGCTTATTATTCAGACCAAGTGCCTTACATTGTATATTCACGAAAACGAAAATTCCACGATATTCCCTCTCCCATATTCCTGGATATTAAAGTTGTTTTGACCATGGTTATGTAATAAAGTCCATAATATTGTAACCTTTAGACATTGCTGACTTGATATAAGCAATAgaggagatcaatctattctgattctttcattctaccttgtttcgagtaatgttctaatgtctggtcttcagctggcaATTCTCATCGTAATTTGATGCACAGGAAcagagtctattaaatttcttattcctgatctagatattactctttggtgcagtcgttcaattagtttgttatactTTCAAATCTGCTAGGACAGTTCCATCACTGTTTATAATACTAGGAAAGTTGGGAATtaatcttccttatcaggtaattgaatcggtagaacttcataatttcaaatgggaagcaaatgttttcatgttggacacaagtttttatagtttatgacactGAACCAATCGGTCTAAATGGACAAGTCAAGTAAATTTACCTTCACTTTATAGGTGGGTACGGAAAGTCTATAAATTTAGCTTCACTTTATAAGACAGGTGGGTACGGAAAGTCTATAAATTTAGCTTCACTTTATAAGACAGGTGGGTACGGAAAGTCTATAAATTTAGCTTCACTTTATAAGACAGGTGGGTACGGAAAGTCTAATACTGTTATTACCGCAATTCCCAATAGGTTCCGTATGTGTAGTTAGCATGAGGTAAGGTcatataaacaaaatatgtattGAGTAATACTTAGGGATTACATTTACATTCCAGTACCTAGTATGGTG from Palaemon carinicauda isolate YSFRI2023 chromosome 5, ASM3689809v2, whole genome shotgun sequence encodes:
- the LOC137641255 gene encoding uncharacterized protein; the encoded protein is MSGFVGEMSGMYTDTTDVDEALHQGILKRAFVGGQDFFECLVCHRSMAGVVPAQAHLKGSPHFKALRNHRYTSPLNDVFTRLHVAENVSTEQRHESPGAAAYSGNTSDEEMVRKAMDEGIVTRNNAAGVTSLTCELCKVSCTGEAPMAQHLDGEPHRKRQRRMGTSQQAGAIASRLSVSPVRLVSDYSSQTSYTSGQSGFEEEDSLKKAFDDGIVQQDSSGGVDNLTCKVCVVKAVLEVF